In a single window of the Prochlorococcus marinus str. AS9601 genome:
- a CDS encoding high light inducible protein has translation MDSNKDILNRAIGRPAMMAFMILVGTYLTTGQLIPGVF, from the coding sequence ATGGATTCAAATAAAGATATTCTCAACAGAGCCATTGGAAGACCAGCAATGATGGCTTTCATGATCTTAGTGGGGACATATTTAACAACAGGCCAGCTTATCCCAGGAGTTTTTTAA
- a CDS encoding high light inducible protein gives MENKNQSRNIDPQKIRAENLNGRFALVGLIALVGAYITTGQIVPGVI, from the coding sequence ATGGAAAATAAAAATCAATCAAGAAATATTGATCCTCAAAAAATAAGAGCAGAGAATTTAAATGGCAGATTTGCTCTCGTCGGTCTAATTGCTTTAGTGGGAGCATACATAACAACTGGACAAATCGTTCCTGGAGTTATTTAA
- a CDS encoding DUF1651 domain-containing protein: MERFILINNERNRIKVFEPFEDVSKPSPSIDAMMISYGCVYKRASKPVMKGSRVETIEAARKEYKQLLDEGWKKTSIFRSYF; this comes from the coding sequence ATGGAGAGATTTATTCTTATAAATAATGAAAGAAATAGGATAAAAGTATTTGAACCATTTGAAGATGTATCGAAGCCTAGTCCTAGTATTGATGCAATGATGATTAGTTATGGATGTGTTTATAAGCGAGCTAGTAAACCAGTTATGAAAGGAAGCAGAGTTGAAACTATCGAAGCAGCTCGGAAGGAATACAAACAACTACTGGATGAGGGGTGGAAGAAAACAAGTATCTTCAGGAGCTATTTCTAG
- the psbN gene encoding photosystem II reaction center protein PsbN gives MLGTIKDPTLFLLLSSVGILLFGSIGYGIYTTVGPSSYKLRDTIKEHARMHELGIAHGHNHHNHNEAEHIH, from the coding sequence ATGCTAGGAACAATTAAAGATCCAACTTTATTTCTACTTTTGAGTAGTGTTGGAATTTTACTATTTGGCTCAATTGGATATGGGATTTATACAACAGTTGGACCATCATCTTATAAGTTAAGAGACACCATTAAAGAGCATGCAAGGATGCATGAATTAGGTATTGCTCATGGTCACAATCATCACAACCATAATGAGGCAGAACATATTCACTGA